Proteins from a single region of Seriola aureovittata isolate HTS-2021-v1 ecotype China chromosome 9, ASM2101889v1, whole genome shotgun sequence:
- the eif2s2 gene encoding eukaryotic translation initiation factor 2 subunit 2 — protein MSGDEMIFDPNMTKKKKKKKKPFMLDEDGGEGVGGEEAKEVEAKEAEPEAGDDKEIDLDDDEGRKKEPSDDLNDLNFFNQKKKKKKPKKVFDNDIEEGLKELKIEGEQTEALEEDNLDLMLPTKKKKSKKVDFDEGELLEKDDALEDDEGKNNDGISFSSSTGPAWAGSERDYTYDELLNRVFNIMREKNPDMVAGEKRKFVMKPPQVVRVGTKKTSFVNFTDICKLLHRQPKHLLAFLLAELGTSGSIDGNNQLVIKGRFQQKQIENVLRRYIKEYVTCHTCRSPETILQKDTRLYFLQCETCHSRCSVASIKTGFQAVTGKRAQLRAKAN, from the exons ATGATTTTTGATCCCAACAtgaccaagaagaagaagaagaagaagaagccctTCATGCTGGATGAGGACGGAGGAGAGGGGGTGGGAGGAGAAGAGGCTAAAGAGGTGGAGGCAAAGGAGGCAGAACCAGAGGCTGGAGATGACAAAGAGATAGATCTGGATGACGATGAAGGCAGGAAGAAAG AGCCGTCTGATGACTTGAACGATCTGAACTTCTTCaaccagaagaaaaagaagaagaaacccaAGAAAGTATTTGATAATGATATCGAGGAGGGATTAAAG GAACTAAAAATTGAAGGCGAACAGACAGAGGCACTGGAGGAGGACAACCTGGACTTGATGCTTCctaccaaaaagaaaaaatcaaagaaagtaGATTTTGATGAGGGAGAACTATTGGAGAAGGACGACG CTCTGGAGGATGATGAGGGGAAGAACAATGATGGAATCTCATTCAGCTCCTCCACAGGACCAGCCTGGGCTGGCTCAGAAAGAGACTACACTTATGACGAG CTCCTGAACCGAGTCTTCAACATCATGAGGGAGAAGAACCCAGACATGGTGgctggagagaagaggaagtttGTGATGAAGCCTCCTCAGGTGGTCCGAGTGGGAACCAAGAAAACCTCTTTTGTCAACTTCACAGACATCTGCAAACT GTTGCATCGTCAACCTAAACATCTCCTTGCTTTCCTTTTGGCTGAGCTGGGAACAAG TGGTTCCATAGATGGAAACAACCAGCTTGTGATCAAAGGCAGATTTCAACAGAAACAGATAGAAAATGTGTTGAGAAGATATATCA AGGAATATGTGACATGTCACACCTGCCGTTCCCCAGAGACCATCCTGCAGAAAGACACTCGCCTCTATTTCCTGCAGTGTGAGACGTGTCACTCCCGCTGCTCTGTTGCTAGTATCAAGACTGGCTTCCAGGCTGTGACGGGCAAGAGGGCGCAGCTCCGCGCCAAAGCCAACTAA